ACCGCAAGGTGTTTTCCAAAAAACCGGTTTGGATCAATAAAGGCCCGCTCGTTTTCAAAAAGGGAAAGTCTGCCTGTCGAAAACCCGAACCGCTGAAACACTGAAAAAGCAACTGCAAGATCTTTTTCTTCAAGAATGTATACTGGAGTTTCTGCTGTTGGGAACGTAGAGACGCCGCGCTCAAAAATACCATTTTTGACAGATCCAATAAGAGAAATGATCATTTCATAATGAGATTTCGTTTTCCCATTTTCTCCATATTCGAACTTTCTGAATTCTGACACCATACCAAGCAAAACCTGTCTGCCAACAGGCACAAGCACATAGGTACCTATCTGTCCGATAGGATACGATTTCCCATTCAACTGCACTGAGAGACTTACTAATTGCGAATCAAGTAAGACAGTCGCAGTTGAGGATGTCACCTTTTGAATGACACCGATTCTTTTTTGATCCCAAATTGTCTTAACAGCAGCCATACTATTTTATCTCATCATCGAGCCGCGATATGCACGGCATTTCGCCAATTATAAAAACTTATTCCTCGGTTCACGCACTTGGAACTTCACACAATACTTCGTTCACCATTGAAGCGACGTCTTCAGAACTGAAAGGCTTCTGAAGGAAAGGTAACTCATGCATTATCGCGTTCATCTCACTACTCATGTTTTCCAACATACTTCCCGTCATACCAATTATTTTAATTTGTGGATTTATTTGTCGGAGTTCAGGAATTGTTGATAGTCCGCTTAATTTTGGCATAAGCATGTCCAGCAATACAATATCAATCTTCTTTTGATTTTCTTTATACACAGTAATTGCTTCATACCCATCATAAGCAGTCAGTACTTTAAAGTTTTTCTTTTCAAGTGTCGGCCGCAAAAGATCCTGCATGGTTTTTTCATCATCCACGACAAGAATGGTCTCACCATGGCCCATCGCGACAGCGCAATCCTGCACAACTTCCAACTCCGCCACCTCTTCCTTGGCAGGAAGAAAGACTTTAAATTCTGTCCCCTTGTCTACTTCACTATGAACATCGATGAAACCGCCGTGGCTTTTTACAATGCTTAACGCCGATGAGAGGCCTAAGCCAGTTCCTTTCCCCGGTTCCTTCGTTGTGAAAAATGGATCGAATATTCGATTGATTATTTCCCGCGGAATTCCGCTGCCAGTATCCTTCACACTTAAGACAACATACATGCCAGGTGCAGCATCCAGGTGTAACCCTGCCTCTTGTTCGCTGAGTGTAATATTTTGTAAATCAATTTTGAGCGTACCACCGTTGGGCATTGCATCACGGGCGTTGATCGAAAGATTCATCAATACTTGATATAATTGTGTCGAATCTCCCACAACAAACCAAATACCTTTAGGACAATGCTTTTCTACTTTAATAATTGGTGGAAATGTTTCTGCAATGAAATGTAATAATTCAAACACAAGGAGTTTGAGTTGAAGCATAACGCGGTCGCCCTTCACTCCCCGTACAAATGACATCAGTTGTCTGACAACCCCCTCGCCCCGTTTTGCAGAGCTTTCGAGCGTTCTGAGGATATCCTGACTTGCTTCATCTGTTAGTTTTTCCCTCATAAAAGGAACAGCTAAAATGATTGGTGTCAGAACATTGTTGAGATCATGTAAAATCCCGCTTGCCAGTGTACCAACGCTTTCCAAACGTTGTGCACGAAGAAACTGCTGCTCGATGTTCTTTTTATCAGTAATGTCCGTATTGATAGTAAGGATCGACTTTGGCTTTCCTTGTTCGTCCCGGACAACGCTCCACTTGCTTTCAACAATAACACTCTTTTGCATCTTGGTCACCTGATGCAATTCACCAAACCATAGTCCCTTCTTTTCTATGTCCTGCAGCGCGCGCTCGATACTGTCGAGTTCTGTGTGAAGCAATTGAGAAGCATTTTTTGAAATTGCTTCTTCTTGCTTCCATCCGTAGATCCTTTCCGCACTATTATTCCAGTAAATGATATGATCGTTAAGATCACGAACAATAATTGCATCTTGTGCGATGTCGAGTAAACTCGCTTGTTCTCTAATTTTTTCCTCTGCTGTTTTGCGTTCAGAAATATCTTGCATATAAATGGCAAGACCATCTTCTGCGGGATACGCCCGAACCTGCATCCAAGAATCTAATGCAGCATTGTACTCTTCAAATTCAGCAAATTCATGAGCTGCCATTGCGCGATGTAACGCTTTGTACGCCACCGAATCGCTTGGGGCGGGAAATTCATCCCACCAATTTTTCCCCCAGAGATCTTCACGTCGTTTATTTACTTTTGCCAGAAATGTATCGGATCGCGGGTTTAAATACATGACATACCAAGATTTGTTCACGGAAAAGAATGCATCTGTGATACTTTCAAAGATGGTGAGCATTTGTTTCTGAGACCGTCTGAGTTCCTCCTCAAGCCGTTCATTTTCCCGTTCTGCTCTCTGTTTTTCAAGCGCATTTTGAATAGCACCCGGTAATCGACGAAGACTTGACTTCAGAATATAGTCATCAGCACCTTCCTTCAGGCATTCTACAGCTATTTCTTCATTCTTCATTCCTGTGACAAGGATAAATGGAATCCTTACTTTCTTTCCACGCACTATTTTCAACGCTTCCAAGCCGCTGAACTGAGGCAGCGAATAATCTGCAAGCACTAAATCTGGAGAAAATATTTCAAGCTCTTTCAAGAACTTATTCTTGGAAGCAACTCGCCGTGCATTGTACAAAATGTTTGCGTTCTGAAGTTCTCGTTCTATCATTTCAGCGTCGATCGGAATATCTTCCAGCATCAGAATTTTCAAATTTCCATTTTGCTGTGTCATTGCATTATGCCTATTGTTTCACTTATTGTTTTCGTTGTTTTGGGAAGTGTAAATGAGAACCGAGCACCCGTGTCCACTTTGCCTTCGGCCCAAACTTGTCCGCCGTGTCTTCGGACAATCCGTTGGACAATTGCCAAACCGACTCCTGTCCCTTCAAATTCTTCAGCAGCGTGTAATCTGTGAAACGCACCGAAAAGGCGATCAACATATTGCATATCAAATCCGACACCGTTATCACTTACACAATATTTTGCGCCTTCGTTGAACGGCTGTGAATCAATGGTCACTTCTCGTTTTTGTTTATAGCGTGTATATTTGAAGGCATTCGAAAGAAGATTGTACCATACTTGACGTACTAATGTTGCATCACCGTAAGCAGGAATGAGCGGTCGGATAGCTATTGAAAGAGAAGACGATCCGCCTTCACATTTCAACAAATCGTCAACCACCGCATGCACGAGAGTAGTCATATCAATCAGCGATTGCTGTGGATCAAGTTGAACAACTTTTGAAAAAGCGAGCAATCCGTCAAGAAGCTTTTCCATGTGCTCTGAGCTTGCAGTAATCTGCCGTAACAGTGCATGCCCTTCTGTATCGAGATTTGCTGCATGTTGTGTACTTAACCAATCGCAAATGTTCCGTATCGTCAGAATTGGTCCACGCAAATCGTGAGAGACCGAAAATGACAACGCTTCCAATTCATCATACACGGCATCAGCTCCAGTGCCTATGTCGGTATTGCGCTGCCGAGATGCTCTTTGTTCACGTAGCATCTGAATATCTTTTTGAAGAGATATTCGTTCAATCTGTTCTTTCTCTAGGACATTCCTTACATTTATATTCATATAAAGCGAAGCGGTCAGAGAGGCAACCGTGCGGAGGACATCGATACGTTCTGGTAAAAAGAATTGCGGACGGGCACTGAGTAGTGAGATCGCCCCAACTGTTGTACCGTCGCATATCAGCGGCAATGATATGATCGAACCATACGTATGCGCACCTAAGGGCAAAGGTATTGCTTTCGACGATCGATCCATCTCCCATAAGTTCGTGGTGCTCGTGGCGCAGGGGAATAACGCTACTGGGTTTAAAAGAATATTTCGACCGTCGACTTCTTCCGCTGCCTCCGGCGTGGAAAATGTATTTGACCAAGTAGCATTACAAGCCACCACCTCAAGAGTACCTTCGGTGGTGCATTTGTATATGCAAGCACCATCGACCTGAAGCATTTCCGTATATACTTTAATAATATCGTTGGAAAGTTGTTTTGATGTTTGACGATGCAGCATTAATTGTTCGAATGCTCGAACCGCACCGTGAATATTCATAGATGGCATCAATCTATCGTCAGTACCTTCTGAACAAGAGTCATTTGATTTTAGATGTTGATCCCTCTTTCCTAAGAGGCGCTTGAACGATTTACCCTTCTGTTCATCGGAAACACGATTTTTATCCGATTCACCGAAAGCAATATTCATATTATCATTCATGGTATATTTATTCATATACCTTCTCCTCTGCCAACAGGCTTATATGATGGCACCCTTAATTTTGTTAACTGTTCAAGTGCAAGTGAGATTTTCTCGAGTGATACCATACAATCTACAACACCTTCTTCAAGCGCCGCCTGTGGCATACCATACACAATACAGCTTTCTTCATCTTGCGCAATTACATATCCGCCTTTTGATTTGATGCATTTCAGTCCTCCGACTCCATCTTTTCCCATACCAGTCATAATGAGGCTGAGTAACGGTCCATGAAATGTTGCAGCTGCAGATTTCATCATAATATCCGCAGAAGGTCGATACAGTTCATTCAAAGGTTCATCAGAAATTTCCGCTTTTACATATGGACCGTCATTGCAAAACGTCATTTGTTTCCCACCAGGTGCAATCAGCACTTTTCCCGCTTCAATGATTTCCCCCTGTTCTGCTTCCTTTACATAAACCCTGCTTAAACTATTCAGTCTATCCGCTAACGATTTTGTAAAATGCGGGGGCATGTGTTGTACAATTGCCATGCCTATGGGAAATTGCTCTGGAATTTTCGGAATGAGCTTATTTAAAACCTCGGGTCCACCTGTTGAGATCCCAACAACGACTGCTTGGAAATCCAATGCTATACTTTCGAAAGAGACAGTTTTAGATTTTGGTTTGCTTTGACTTTTTCTCACGTACGATGATTGCGCTAACCGCCTCATACGAAATCGGGTTTGAATTAAACGGCTATGTACAATTTGTTTTATCTTGTCGATAAGTTCATCTTTGATATTCCTGATGTTCGTCGAGAGAGAGGCAAGATCTTTTGAAATGAAATCAACTGCCCCTAATTCAAGTGCCTGCATGGTGGAATATGCGCCCGCCGTCGTCAACGAGCTGACCATAAGCACCGGCACCGGCATTTGTTCCATAATAATTTTTAAAGCAGTGAGGCCATCCATACCAGGCATTTCAATATCCAGCGTTACTATGTCAGGCTTCAATTTACCTATCTTGTCTATTCCATCATTGCCATCTCGAGCAGTAGCAATGACTTGGATTTCTTTATCCGATTCCAACATAAGCGTTAATGATTTCCGCATAAATGCAGAATCATCAATGATTATGACTTTTATCAAGTTCTCTTCGGATTGTTTCATGCTCTATCCGTTACTTATGCTACTTTTCCAAAATGACGTGCAAACAATTCAATAAATTGACCAACGTCGATGACTAAAATGACGCTTCCATCTCCGAGAATTGTTGAGCCTGCTATTCCAGGAACATTGCCCAGATAATTGCCTAACGATTTGATAACGATCTCTTTCTGTCCTTTGAGAGAGTCGACCAAAAGGCCGATTCGTTTTTCCGCCCAACCGACTACAA
The nucleotide sequence above comes from Ignavibacteriales bacterium. Encoded proteins:
- a CDS encoding ATP-binding protein, encoding MNKYTMNDNMNIAFGESDKNRVSDEQKGKSFKRLLGKRDQHLKSNDSCSEGTDDRLMPSMNIHGAVRAFEQLMLHRQTSKQLSNDIIKVYTEMLQVDGACIYKCTTEGTLEVVACNATWSNTFSTPEAAEEVDGRNILLNPVALFPCATSTTNLWEMDRSSKAIPLPLGAHTYGSIISLPLICDGTTVGAISLLSARPQFFLPERIDVLRTVASLTASLYMNINVRNVLEKEQIERISLQKDIQMLREQRASRQRNTDIGTGADAVYDELEALSFSVSHDLRGPILTIRNICDWLSTQHAANLDTEGHALLRQITASSEHMEKLLDGLLAFSKVVQLDPQQSLIDMTTLVHAVVDDLLKCEGGSSSLSIAIRPLIPAYGDATLVRQVWYNLLSNAFKYTRYKQKREVTIDSQPFNEGAKYCVSDNGVGFDMQYVDRLFGAFHRLHAAEEFEGTGVGLAIVQRIVRRHGGQVWAEGKVDTGARFSFTLPKTTKTISETIGIMQ
- a CDS encoding chemotaxis response regulator protein-glutamate methylesterase; protein product: MKQSEENLIKVIIIDDSAFMRKSLTLMLESDKEIQVIATARDGNDGIDKIGKLKPDIVTLDIEMPGMDGLTALKIIMEQMPVPVLMVSSLTTAGAYSTMQALELGAVDFISKDLASLSTNIRNIKDELIDKIKQIVHSRLIQTRFRMRRLAQSSYVRKSQSKPKSKTVSFESIALDFQAVVVGISTGGPEVLNKLIPKIPEQFPIGMAIVQHMPPHFTKSLADRLNSLSRVYVKEAEQGEIIEAGKVLIAPGGKQMTFCNDGPYVKAEISDEPLNELYRPSADIMMKSAAATFHGPLLSLIMTGMGKDGVGGLKCIKSKGGYVIAQDEESCIVYGMPQAALEEGVVDCMVSLEKISLALEQLTKLRVPSYKPVGRGEGI
- a CDS encoding response regulator is translated as MTQQNGNLKILMLEDIPIDAEMIERELQNANILYNARRVASKNKFLKELEIFSPDLVLADYSLPQFSGLEALKIVRGKKVRIPFILVTGMKNEEIAVECLKEGADDYILKSSLRRLPGAIQNALEKQRAERENERLEEELRRSQKQMLTIFESITDAFFSVNKSWYVMYLNPRSDTFLAKVNKRREDLWGKNWWDEFPAPSDSVAYKALHRAMAAHEFAEFEEYNAALDSWMQVRAYPAEDGLAIYMQDISERKTAEEKIREQASLLDIAQDAIIVRDLNDHIIYWNNSAERIYGWKQEEAISKNASQLLHTELDSIERALQDIEKKGLWFGELHQVTKMQKSVIVESKWSVVRDEQGKPKSILTINTDITDKKNIEQQFLRAQRLESVGTLASGILHDLNNVLTPIILAVPFMREKLTDEASQDILRTLESSAKRGEGVVRQLMSFVRGVKGDRVMLQLKLLVFELLHFIAETFPPIIKVEKHCPKGIWFVVGDSTQLYQVLMNLSINARDAMPNGGTLKIDLQNITLSEQEAGLHLDAAPGMYVVLSVKDTGSGIPREIINRIFDPFFTTKEPGKGTGLGLSSALSIVKSHGGFIDVHSEVDKGTEFKVFLPAKEEVAELEVVQDCAVAMGHGETILVVDDEKTMQDLLRPTLEKKNFKVLTAYDGYEAITVYKENQKKIDIVLLDMLMPKLSGLSTIPELRQINPQIKIIGMTGSMLENMSSEMNAIMHELPFLQKPFSSEDVASMVNEVLCEVPSA